The following proteins are encoded in a genomic region of Sorangiineae bacterium MSr12523:
- a CDS encoding sigma-54 dependent transcriptional regulator — protein MSKARILVVDDVESARNGLARLLEQDGYAVERAADGKEGLDIALEKSPDLIVSDLAMPVMGGMELLAQVKKQVATIPVIVATSSDDLGSAVAAMRAGAADYLTKPIDADAMLIAIERVLERRELAAETENLRRQLRRRDQVGLEGLIGTSPAMNKVYRMARQVAPSRATVLVTGESGTGKGELARAVHVLSPRAADPFVTLHCASLAESLLESELFGHERGAFTGADKRRVGRFEQAHGGTLFLDEIGEIPPLTQVKLLRVLQERTFERVGGNEPIKVDTRLIAATNKDLAAEVREGRFREDLYYRLNVVHIEMPPLRLRGSDVLVLAEHFLAKFARENQKRVDAFSAQARSKISGHRWPGNVRELENAIERAVVLAERGCIEESDLPFEGVPVTQGSVRIPGATMAEIEKYAILSTLEAVNGSTARAADILDIGIRTIQYRLHEYGVARPRPS, from the coding sequence ATGAGCAAGGCTCGAATTCTGGTGGTCGACGATGTGGAGAGCGCGCGCAATGGGCTTGCCAGGCTTTTGGAGCAGGACGGCTACGCCGTCGAACGAGCGGCCGACGGCAAAGAGGGCTTGGACATCGCCCTGGAGAAGTCGCCCGATCTCATCGTGAGCGACCTCGCCATGCCGGTCATGGGAGGGATGGAGCTCCTGGCGCAAGTGAAAAAGCAAGTAGCCACCATCCCGGTGATCGTGGCCACATCGTCGGATGACCTTGGATCCGCGGTGGCCGCCATGCGTGCCGGCGCTGCAGATTACCTGACGAAGCCGATTGATGCCGACGCCATGCTCATTGCCATCGAACGCGTGCTCGAGCGCCGCGAGCTCGCGGCAGAGACGGAGAACCTGCGCCGCCAGTTGCGCCGGCGCGACCAAGTTGGGCTCGAGGGACTGATCGGCACGAGCCCCGCCATGAACAAGGTCTATCGCATGGCCCGCCAAGTGGCGCCTTCGCGGGCAACCGTGCTCGTCACGGGAGAGAGCGGCACCGGCAAGGGAGAATTGGCCCGCGCTGTCCACGTACTCAGCCCGCGCGCGGCGGATCCATTCGTCACGCTTCATTGTGCGTCGCTCGCGGAATCGTTGCTCGAGAGCGAGCTTTTCGGGCATGAGCGCGGAGCCTTCACGGGGGCTGACAAACGGCGCGTTGGGCGCTTCGAGCAGGCGCACGGCGGTACCCTTTTCCTGGACGAGATAGGAGAGATTCCACCGCTCACGCAGGTCAAGCTTTTGCGCGTGCTGCAAGAGAGGACGTTCGAACGTGTCGGCGGGAACGAACCGATCAAGGTGGACACACGTCTCATTGCAGCCACCAACAAGGATCTCGCGGCCGAAGTTCGTGAAGGCCGCTTCCGCGAGGACCTCTACTATCGGCTGAACGTCGTTCACATCGAGATGCCGCCCCTGCGTTTACGCGGCAGCGACGTGTTGGTGCTCGCGGAGCATTTTTTGGCGAAGTTCGCGCGCGAGAATCAGAAGCGCGTGGACGCCTTCTCCGCGCAAGCGCGGTCCAAGATCTCCGGCCACCGATGGCCCGGAAACGTGCGCGAGCTGGAAAACGCCATCGAGCGCGCCGTCGTTCTCGCGGAACGAGGCTGCATCGAGGAATCCGATTTACCCTTCGAGGGCGTGCCCGTTACCCAGGGCTCCGTGCGCATCCCGGGGGCCACGATGGCCGAAATCGAGAAATACGCCATCTTGTCGACACTCGAAGCCGTCAACGGTTCGACGGCACGCGCCGCGGATATCCTCGATATAGGCATCCGTACCATTCAATACCGGTTGCACGAATATGGCGTTGCTCGACCACGGCCGTCATGA